A portion of the Nitrospira sp. genome contains these proteins:
- a CDS encoding serine hydrolase — protein sequence MRLPPAIHAELQSAVNDGVFPGVVLAVRLRGQAPYLAAAGRLSSDSASPPAEVFTLYDLASLTKPLVTVTSILLLVQRAELCLDDPIANRLPELAGSAVGQASVNDLLTHSSGLPGWRPLYERLYEGTTAKVGVSGCIEPIAARAAVLDLIRNEPLVYVRGTRSLYSDLGFILLGLLVERVAGVMLDEWYRLAVTDPLGAGPLLFAPISRVGIGGEPSTEKAAGIAPTEYDTWRQRLLRGEVHDENAAALGGIAGHAGLFGTAEGVLAVSGTWLDAYHGKDTIFSPDLVHRFVARQTNVPQSSWALGWDTPTTPSSSGSYFSECAFGHLGYTGTSVWVDPIRNLEVVILSNRVHPTRRNEKIREFRPRIHDLIIREFAL from the coding sequence ATGAGACTGCCGCCTGCGATTCATGCGGAGTTGCAATCCGCCGTGAACGACGGCGTGTTTCCCGGCGTTGTTCTCGCAGTCAGGTTGCGAGGACAGGCGCCGTATCTTGCCGCGGCGGGACGGTTGTCTTCGGACTCCGCCAGCCCGCCGGCGGAAGTTTTCACGCTCTACGACCTCGCGTCACTGACCAAGCCGCTGGTTACCGTCACCTCGATCCTGCTGCTCGTCCAGCGGGCCGAACTCTGCCTGGATGATCCAATCGCAAATCGCTTGCCGGAACTCGCGGGTAGTGCCGTCGGACAGGCCTCAGTGAATGACCTGCTGACGCACAGCTCCGGCCTCCCAGGATGGAGGCCGTTGTACGAACGGTTATATGAAGGGACGACGGCGAAGGTCGGGGTATCTGGTTGCATCGAGCCGATAGCCGCCAGGGCTGCGGTGCTGGACCTGATCCGTAACGAGCCGTTGGTCTATGTCAGAGGGACGAGGAGTCTGTATAGCGACCTGGGGTTCATCCTACTCGGGCTCCTTGTCGAGCGAGTGGCCGGAGTCATGTTGGACGAGTGGTATCGGCTGGCGGTGACGGATCCGCTCGGGGCCGGTCCGTTACTGTTTGCTCCCATCTCACGAGTGGGTATCGGCGGCGAGCCCTCCACCGAGAAGGCTGCGGGGATTGCACCGACCGAGTACGATACCTGGCGGCAGAGACTGCTGAGGGGAGAGGTTCATGACGAGAATGCTGCGGCGCTGGGTGGGATCGCCGGCCACGCCGGACTTTTCGGGACGGCCGAAGGAGTCCTTGCCGTTTCCGGAACGTGGCTGGACGCTTACCACGGAAAGGACACGATCTTCTCTCCCGACCTCGTTCACCGCTTTGTTGCCCGGCAGACGAACGTTCCGCAGTCGAGTTGGGCTTTGGGGTGGGACACGCCGACCACGCCGTCGTCTTCCGGCAGCTATTTCTCGGAATGCGCCTTCGGACATCTCGGATATACGGGCACGTCGGTATGGGTAGATCCGATTCGAAACCTAGAAGTCGTGATCCTGTCGAACCGCGTGCATCCGACCAGAAGAAATGAAAAGATCCGCGAATTTCGCCCGCGCATTCACGATCTGATCATTCGAGAGTTCGCGCTGTAG
- a CDS encoding DivIVA domain-containing protein, with protein MKITPLDIQQMVFKMSFRGYDKEEVNRFLEEIAETVELLNRDNAVQREKIVLLEQQITELKRTEVTLSNTLVSAQSLAEDVKRGAQRESDLIIKEAELKAGEMIRQARVELHNTQRDVTALQKQRFLMVERLRATLRTFERMLEVEEQEAFSDADTTPEGKLEGQSSQAL; from the coding sequence ATGAAGATCACGCCGCTCGACATTCAACAGATGGTGTTCAAGATGAGTTTCCGAGGTTACGACAAGGAAGAGGTCAATCGCTTTCTCGAAGAGATCGCCGAAACCGTCGAGCTGTTGAACCGGGACAACGCGGTGCAGCGGGAAAAAATCGTTCTCCTCGAACAGCAGATCACCGAACTTAAGCGGACGGAAGTCACGCTGTCCAACACACTGGTGTCCGCGCAATCGCTGGCTGAGGACGTCAAACGCGGCGCCCAACGTGAATCGGACCTCATCATCAAGGAAGCGGAGCTCAAGGCGGGAGAAATGATCCGGCAGGCTCGGGTGGAGTTGCACAACACCCAGCGCGATGTGACGGCGCTTCAAAAGCAACGGTTTTTGATGGTGGAACGACTTCGTGCGACATTGCGCACGTTCGAGCGAATGCTGGAAGTCGAAGAACAGGAGGCGTTCAGCGACGCGGACACCACGCCTGAAGGCAAACTCGAAGGGCAATCGAGCCAGGCGTTGTGA
- a CDS encoding YggT family protein, protein MFVVENFFSALGYIVYYVLDIYMYVVVARALISWVNPDPWNPIVQFLDKLTEPALAPIRRIIGWRLGVDISPVVLILIIIFLQRFIVPTLFRMAALA, encoded by the coding sequence GTGTTTGTCGTCGAGAATTTCTTCAGCGCACTTGGATACATAGTCTACTACGTTCTCGACATATACATGTACGTGGTGGTCGCCCGTGCGTTGATCTCATGGGTGAACCCAGATCCATGGAATCCAATCGTTCAATTTCTCGACAAGCTGACCGAACCGGCACTGGCTCCCATTCGGAGAATAATAGGGTGGCGACTGGGAGTGGACATCTCTCCAGTTGTCCTTATTCTGATTATTATCTTTCTACAGAGATTCATTGTCCCTACTCTGTTCCGGATGGCCGCGCTGGCTTGA
- the proC gene encoding pyrroline-5-carboxylate reductase: protein MPDPVTSVGFVGGGQMAEAIVGGMLGARVRSPEFVWATDPVAARRDRLKAVFGIRVGEDNRALTAWADLVILAVKPQVLPSVLKEIGPFLAGKLVVSIIAGVPIRAIAEHTPAVGGIIRAMPNQPVFVREGMTALTGGADMPARDAGLVRAIFEAVGRVVEVEERLMDAVTGLSGSGPAFVFQAIEALADGGVKMGLPRGTAELLAAQTVLGAARMVLESREHPATLKDRVASPGGTTIAGLHWLEQGGFRATLMGAVEAATRRSQELGQ from the coding sequence ATGCCTGATCCTGTCACATCGGTGGGCTTCGTCGGCGGCGGCCAGATGGCGGAGGCCATTGTCGGCGGGATGCTCGGTGCACGGGTGCGCTCGCCGGAATTCGTATGGGCGACTGATCCCGTCGCCGCGAGACGCGATCGATTGAAGGCGGTGTTCGGTATCCGCGTCGGCGAAGACAATCGTGCGTTGACTGCGTGGGCCGATCTGGTCATTCTGGCCGTCAAACCACAAGTGCTTCCCAGTGTGTTGAAGGAGATCGGCCCCTTCCTCGCCGGGAAGCTCGTCGTCTCGATCATCGCCGGGGTGCCCATTCGGGCTATCGCGGAGCACACTCCGGCCGTCGGAGGCATCATCCGCGCCATGCCGAATCAGCCGGTATTTGTCCGTGAAGGAATGACGGCGCTTACGGGTGGTGCCGACATGCCGGCCCGTGATGCTGGTCTTGTGCGCGCAATATTTGAAGCGGTGGGTCGGGTGGTGGAGGTGGAGGAACGGCTGATGGATGCGGTGACGGGACTCAGCGGCAGCGGTCCGGCGTTTGTGTTTCAAGCCATCGAGGCATTGGCCGACGGCGGGGTGAAGATGGGCCTGCCTCGGGGCACTGCGGAACTCCTGGCCGCGCAAACCGTACTTGGCGCCGCGCGAATGGTGTTGGAATCTCGGGAGCATCCTGCCACCCTCAAGGACCGCGTGGCGTCCCCCGGCGGAACGACGATTGCCGGCCTGCACTGGCTTGAACAAGGTGGCTTCCGTGCTACACTGATGGGGGCCGTTGAGGCGGCCACGAGGCGATCACAGGAGTTGGGACAATAG
- a CDS encoding YggS family pyridoxal phosphate-dependent enzyme, which yields MAVWTADSIADRVKAVMDRIRQVAVAVGREPDSVRLVAATKAVSAERVREAVAAGLRLAGENRLQEAIPKIQALRDDPLRWHFIGRLQRRKVRDVVARFDMIHSVDTLELALEIERRAEAAAIRQDVLLEVNVADEPTKTGFSSDQLEEQLSQFSGLTHLCIRGLMTIPPPVDNPERARVHFRALRELAERLSGQAVPGVGMTELSMGMSSDYVVAVEEGATLVRVGTAIFGRRDA from the coding sequence ATGGCTGTGTGGACGGCCGATTCAATCGCAGATCGCGTCAAGGCCGTGATGGATCGCATCAGGCAGGTTGCGGTGGCCGTCGGCCGTGAACCGGACAGTGTCCGACTGGTGGCGGCCACCAAAGCGGTTTCCGCCGAACGTGTTCGCGAAGCAGTTGCGGCGGGATTGCGGCTTGCCGGCGAGAATCGACTGCAGGAGGCGATTCCCAAGATCCAGGCCCTTCGCGACGATCCTCTCCGGTGGCACTTCATCGGGCGACTGCAACGTCGCAAAGTCCGCGACGTCGTTGCACGGTTCGATATGATTCATTCGGTGGACACGTTGGAGTTGGCGTTGGAAATCGAGCGGCGGGCTGAGGCGGCGGCGATCCGGCAGGATGTGTTGCTGGAGGTCAATGTGGCCGACGAGCCGACGAAGACGGGGTTCTCTTCGGATCAGCTTGAGGAACAGCTCTCGCAATTTTCTGGACTGACGCACCTGTGCATCCGTGGACTGATGACGATTCCGCCGCCGGTCGATAATCCGGAGCGGGCCAGGGTCCATTTCCGCGCCCTGCGTGAATTAGCCGAGCGCTTGTCGGGCCAGGCCGTTCCTGGGGTCGGAATGACGGAGCTTTCGATGGGGATGTCGAGCGACTACGTCGTGGCTGTAGAGGAGGGGGCGACGCTTGTGCGGGTGGGAACGGCCATCTTCGGGAGGCGAGATGCCTGA
- the pgeF gene encoding peptidoglycan editing factor PgeF — MHTNSPVITVPAFASSQDGVRHFFGTRRHADSLALEVGVPAAGPRGRGWLLSVKQVHGTDALILNRPLTEDDRFDGGWDALITDQPGVTVTVRTADCVPVLIYDRQRRAVAAIHAGWRGAVAEIVPKTITLLVERFRVMSAELRVSIGPSAGPCCYEVDEPVLSALRQRMPEWESVVRGAGGARARLDLKQLVRRQVERIGIAPAQVTAVNLCTICHDDLFYSYRREGRVNGTMVSGIALMSRR; from the coding sequence GTGCACACCAACAGTCCGGTTATCACCGTGCCGGCATTCGCCTCCTCCCAGGACGGCGTCCGTCATTTCTTCGGTACGCGCCGTCACGCCGACAGCCTGGCGCTCGAAGTCGGCGTACCGGCTGCGGGTCCACGCGGCAGGGGATGGTTATTGTCTGTCAAGCAGGTGCACGGCACCGACGCGTTGATTCTCAACCGACCGCTGACCGAAGACGATCGATTCGACGGAGGGTGGGACGCACTGATCACGGATCAGCCGGGCGTGACCGTGACCGTCCGAACAGCGGACTGCGTGCCGGTCCTGATCTATGACCGTCAGCGGCGGGCGGTGGCGGCCATTCATGCGGGATGGCGCGGCGCGGTAGCGGAAATCGTCCCCAAGACGATCACCCTGCTCGTTGAACGGTTTCGCGTGATGTCGGCGGAGCTTCGCGTCAGCATCGGTCCCTCGGCCGGACCCTGTTGCTACGAGGTTGACGAGCCAGTCCTGAGTGCGTTGCGGCAACGGATGCCGGAATGGGAGTCCGTCGTCCGGGGCGCCGGGGGTGCCAGGGCGCGGCTGGATCTGAAGCAGCTGGTTCGCCGTCAGGTGGAACGGATCGGCATTGCACCGGCGCAGGTCACCGCCGTCAATCTATGTACGATTTGTCATGACGATCTGTTCTACTCTTATCGCCGGGAAGGACGCGTGAACGGCACGATGGTCAGCGGCATAGCATTGATGTCGCGCCGCTAA